One genomic window of Methyloceanibacter sp. wino2 includes the following:
- a CDS encoding pyridoxamine 5'-phosphate oxidase family protein has product MRTWMDITFTPSVKAAQTRRGSREGYARMEAKGTTRTFVDDGLAEFIANARSFYLATTSSDGQPYIQHRGGPPGFLHVLDENTLAFADFSGNRQYISTGNLDENPKAMIFIMDYRLRRRVKIWGTAKVVENDDALIEQLMPDNYVARPEAAIVFTVNSWDTNCPQHIPLMVFAEDVEPLAERVTALEAENARLRKQVAVDRP; this is encoded by the coding sequence ATGCGCACCTGGATGGACATAACCTTCACCCCCTCGGTCAAGGCGGCTCAGACCCGCCGTGGCTCGCGTGAGGGCTATGCCCGGATGGAAGCCAAAGGCACGACACGGACGTTCGTCGATGACGGCCTTGCCGAGTTCATCGCGAACGCCCGCTCGTTTTACCTCGCGACCACCAGCAGCGACGGTCAGCCCTACATCCAGCATCGCGGGGGGCCGCCCGGCTTCCTGCATGTGCTCGACGAGAACACGCTGGCCTTCGCGGACTTCTCGGGCAACCGCCAATACATCTCGACGGGAAATCTGGACGAGAACCCGAAGGCGATGATCTTCATCATGGATTACCGCCTGCGCCGCCGCGTGAAGATCTGGGGCACGGCGAAGGTGGTGGAGAACGACGACGCGCTCATTGAACAGCTGATGCCCGACAACTACGTCGCGCGTCCCGAGGCGGCCATCGTCTTCACCGTGAACTCGTGGGACACGAACTGCCCCCAGCACATTCCGCTGATGGTCTTTGCCGAGGACGTCGAGCCGCTTGCCGAGCGCGTCACCGCGCTGGAAGCGGAGAACGCGCGGCTGCGGAAACAGGTGGCCGTCGACCGGCCTTAG
- a CDS encoding glutathione S-transferase family protein codes for MTARTLYDMELSGNCYKVRLFCALLGLDVTLEPVDLMAGAHKKSPFIDLNSFGQVPVLQDGDVVLRDSQAILVYLARKYGGESWLPLDPIGMASVVNWLMVAENEIARGPGDARLHDKFGFPVDADGARANAARILGLLEAHLGENEWLALDRPTIADIACMPYVALGHEGGVPLDAYPAIQAWVGRIKALPGFISMPAL; via the coding sequence ATGACCGCTCGCACGCTGTACGACATGGAACTCTCGGGAAATTGCTACAAAGTCCGGCTCTTTTGCGCCCTGCTCGGACTGGACGTTACGCTTGAGCCCGTCGACCTCATGGCGGGCGCGCACAAGAAAAGCCCGTTCATCGACTTGAACTCGTTCGGCCAGGTTCCCGTGCTGCAGGACGGCGACGTGGTCTTGCGCGACTCCCAGGCGATCCTGGTCTACCTCGCCCGCAAATATGGCGGCGAGAGCTGGCTGCCCCTGGACCCCATCGGCATGGCGAGCGTGGTGAACTGGCTGATGGTGGCGGAGAACGAAATCGCCCGCGGCCCTGGGGACGCGCGTCTCCATGACAAGTTCGGCTTCCCCGTCGATGCGGACGGAGCGCGGGCAAACGCGGCCCGCATCCTCGGCCTGCTCGAGGCGCACCTCGGAGAGAATGAATGGCTGGCGCTCGACCGGCCCACCATCGCCGATATTGCCTGCATGCCTTATGTGGCCCTTGGCCACGAAGGCGGCGTGCCGCTGGACGCCTATCCCGCGATCCAGGCCTGGGTCGGCCGCATCAAGGCCCTCCCCGGCTTTATCTCCATGCCGGCGCTGTAG